The DNA region AGCGTTCGGGCAGCGAGGGGGCGGGCTCGACGGGTTCGGCGAACGGGTCGGGGCCGAGGCCGGCGGCCGCCTCGGCCCACAGCCGGGCCTCGGCCCGCAGGTCCCGCATCTGCCAGTACCAGCACAGGGAGAGCACCAGACAGAGCGCCTCGTGCTCGTCCCGGGCGGCGACGGCGTGCCGCAGGGCGGTGCGCAGGTTCTCGTACTCGCGCCGGAAGCGGGCGAGTGCCGCCAGTTGTCCCGCGCCGCGCAGTTCGGGGTCGGTGGTACGGGCCAGCTCGCGGAAGTGGACCAGGTGGCGCCGCTCGGTCGCGGCCCGCTCGCCGGCTTCGCCGAGGCGTTCGGCGGCGTACTCGGCGACGGTCTCCAGAAGCCGGTAGCGCATGTCGCCGTCGTCCCCGGGGGCCGCGACGACCAGCGACTTGTCGACGAGCGAGCCGAGCAGGGCGGCGACGTCGGCGGGGGCGAGGGACGGGCCGCCGCTCCCGCCACCGCCGCTCCGGGCGTCCTCGCCGGACCGGCCGGCCCCCTCGTCGAGGGAGCAGACCGCTTCGGCGGCGGCCAGGGCGCAGCCTCCGGAGAACACCGACAGCCTGCGCAGTACGGCGCGTTCGGCGGGGTCCAGGAGGTCCCACGACCAGTCGACGACGGCTCGCAGGGTCTGCTGGCGGGGCAGCACGGTGCGGCTGCCGCTGGTCAGCAGGCGGAACCGGTCGTCGAGCCGGTCGGCGATCTGGCGCGGGCCGAGCATCCGCAGCCGGGCCGCCGCCAGCTCGATGGCGAGCGGGAGTCCGTCGAGGCGGTGGCAGATCTCGGCGCAGGCGGCGGCGGTCTCCGGGTCGCGGTCCGTCCGGAAGCCGGGCCGGGCGGCGGCGCCCCGGTCGGCGAGCAGCCGTAGCGCCACCGGGTCGGGCAGCGGGTCGACGGGACGCAGCGACTCCCCGGGGACACCGAGGGGTTCACGGCTCGTCGCCAGGATCGTGAGGCCGGGGCAGTGGGCCAGGAGGTGGTCGGCGAGCTGCGCCACCGCCTCGATCAGGTGCTCGCAGTTGTCGAGGAGCAGCAGCATCCGGCGCTTCACACAGTGCTCGGTGAGCTGGACGAGTGCCTGGCCGGCCGAACCCTCCGAGCCGCGCTCCACGGCCCGGAACTCCTCGGCCCCCGCACCGCGCAGCACGGTCTCGCGGGCGTCGAGCGCGCTCAGTACGGCCTCGGCGACCACCGCCGGGTCGTCGACCGGGGCCAGCTCGGCCAGCCAGACCCCGTCGGGCCAGGATGCGGCGGCGGCCTCGGCGGCCTCCTGGGACAGCCTGGTCTTGCCGGCGCCGCCGGGCCCGAGGAGGGTGACCAGGCGGGCCCGCGAGAGGTCGTCGCGCAGAGCCGCGATGTCGGCCTCCCGCCCCACGAAGCTGGTGAGCCGGGCCCTCAGGTTCCCGGGCGGGGCGGTGCGGGCGGCGGGGACGGGTATGGGCACGGCGGCCGGGCGGGAGTCGTCCTGGTGCAGCAATCCCTCGTACAGGGCCCGCAGTTCGGGCCCGGGGTCGGTGCCGAGCCGGTCGGCGAGCACGGTGCGTACCTCGTCGTACGCGGCGAGGGCCTGCGCGGTGCGTCCGGCGGCCGCCAGGGCCTTGATCCGGAGTGCCTGGAGGCGTTCGTCGAGTGGGTGGTCGGCGCAGAGGGCGACGAGGTCGGGCAGGGCCTCCTCGGCGCGGCCGAGGGCGAGGACGGCTCCCGCTCTGGTCCGCCGGGTGTCCAGGCGCCGGGCCTCCCAGCGGGCCGCGACCGCGTTCCGGCCGGGCAGGTCGGCGAGGGCGGGGCCGTGCCAGAGGGCGAGCGCGTCGTCGAGCGTGCCCAGGGCCGGCGCCGCGTCACCGTCCTCCAGGGCCCGCGCCCCCTCCCTCGCCAGCCGATCGAAGCGGTGCAGGTCCACGGCGTCCGGATCGGCGGCGAGCCGGTAGCCGTTCTCCACGGATTCGACGGCGTCGCGGCCCAGCGCACGCCGGAGCCGCCCCACGAGCGCCTGGAGGGCCCCCGAGGCGTCGGCGGGCGGGTCGCCGTCCCACACCTCGTCGACCAGCGCCCCCGCCGGGACCGCTCGCCCCGCGTGCAGGGCGAGCACGGTGAGCAGGGCGCGCAGCCGCGCCCCGCCGAGGGCTGCGGGGCTGCCGTCGTCGCGGAACGCGCGGGTGGTGCCGAGGATGCCGTAGTGCACCGCCCCATTGTGGTCCACGGCCACGGCATCGACGGAACGCCGGTACCTGTGCGTCGGCGCGGCACGGCGGGGC from Streptomyces sp. NBC_01754 includes:
- a CDS encoding BTAD domain-containing putative transcriptional regulator — encoded protein: MHYGILGTTRAFRDDGSPAALGGARLRALLTVLALHAGRAVPAGALVDEVWDGDPPADASGALQALVGRLRRALGRDAVESVENGYRLAADPDAVDLHRFDRLAREGARALEDGDAAPALGTLDDALALWHGPALADLPGRNAVAARWEARRLDTRRTRAGAVLALGRAEEALPDLVALCADHPLDERLQALRIKALAAAGRTAQALAAYDEVRTVLADRLGTDPGPELRALYEGLLHQDDSRPAAVPIPVPAARTAPPGNLRARLTSFVGREADIAALRDDLSRARLVTLLGPGGAGKTRLSQEAAEAAAASWPDGVWLAELAPVDDPAVVAEAVLSALDARETVLRGAGAEEFRAVERGSEGSAGQALVQLTEHCVKRRMLLLLDNCEHLIEAVAQLADHLLAHCPGLTILATSREPLGVPGESLRPVDPLPDPVALRLLADRGAAARPGFRTDRDPETAAACAEICHRLDGLPLAIELAAARLRMLGPRQIADRLDDRFRLLTSGSRTVLPRQQTLRAVVDWSWDLLDPAERAVLRRLSVFSGGCALAAAEAVCSLDEGAGRSGEDARSGGGGSGGPSLAPADVAALLGSLVDKSLVVAAPGDDGDMRYRLLETVAEYAAERLGEAGERAATERRHLVHFRELARTTDPELRGAGQLAALARFRREYENLRTALRHAVAARDEHEALCLVLSLCWYWQMRDLRAEARLWAEAAAGLGPDPFAEPVEPAPSLPERCTDTPPPMVPEQLQEARRGVRLVQLVSMDHEAHEWITGAGMERLRAVARTYRPGQPQTCRMPGSLWLFAVMFTGDVHGFRELLDETVRTCRELGYVWELAAALQMRANALANRPDRAGEARRDADESLEIYEGLGDAWGAAEALSSRGEANERCGESAAAAEDFRAAVAYAEQLGAQTQVAMLRARYASALCETGRGEEGERILREVLVDDRQSGPEARPAARLYLTLWLGRTGRTAEAREHLDAMLGVPPSETVALFEGFVLGVQSWLDNLDGLYGTALGRAVRALDRSQESMAQMVAPQMTAIHLVTVAWALGGLGGERRAADAARLLALHDALLPGGYVPTAAERENLALAEELVRAALPDDEAYARAYAEGGGLTLEEATALMDAHVRESEAG